The sequence ATCGCCGAGACGGTGTTCTCGCATGGATCGAAGATCGACTTGATCCATGGTGCACACGCCCACGGATACACGGTGGTGCTGCATGCGGTGCTCATCCCCGAAGCGTTGGCGGTCCAGCGCGTGCGGTACCGGGTGGCCGCCGGTGGACATGCCGTTCCCGAGGAGAAGATCCGCGAGCGCTACCACCGGGTCTGGCCCCTGGTCGCCGAAGCGATCGGAATCGTCGACGTCGCAACGGTTTACGACAATTCGCGCGTGACCGGGCCGAAGATTGTGGCGCAGTTCGCGGGGGGCGCCCAGATCGGTGACCCGAGTTGGCCGAGCTGGGCGCCCCCCGCGCTGGTCACGCGCCGCCATCCCTAATGGGAGATCTTCACCACGAGCTTGCCGACATTCTTGCCGTCGAACAGCATGTTGATCGCGGTCGGCAGCTGCTCGAAGCCCTCGACGACGGTCTCGAGCGGGGTGAGCTTGCCGGCGGCGATCAGCTCGGAGATTTCGCTGTTCGCCTCCGGTGCACGAAGGAAGTGATCGAGCACGATGAAGCCCTTGAGGGTGGCCCGCTGGATCAGCAGGTTCCCGAACGCGCGCGGCCCGGGCGGCGGGTCGGTCTCGTTGTAGCCGGAGATCAGCCCGCAGAGCGCGATCCGCGCGCCAACGTTCACGCGCGCAAAGATCGCATCCATGATGTCGCCGCCGACGTTCTCGAAGTCGACGTCGATGCCGTTGGGGGTCGCGGCGGCGAGTTGGCGGGCCCAGTCATCGGCCCGGTAGTCCACCGCCGCATCGAAACCGAGTTGGTCGGTCAGCAGCGCGCACTTCTCCGGTCCGCCGGCGATCCCGACGACCCGCGCGCCGCTGGCCTTGGCCAGCTGACCGGCGACCGAGCCGACGGCTCCGGCGGCGGCCGACACGACCACGGTCTCGCCGGGCTGCGGCTTGCCGATGTCGCGGATCCCGATCCACGCGGTGAGCCCGGTCATTCCGAGCGCGCCCAGGTAGGCGCTGGGCGAGACGCCGTCTGCGACCTCGACCGGGAACAACGGCATGGTGTCGGAGACGACCACGTACTCCTGCCAGCCGGTCAGGCCCTGCACGGTCTGGCCGACCGAATAGTTCGGGTTGTTCGACGCGACGACCACGCCGAGGCCGGCCGCGCGCATGACTTCGCCGATGCCGACCGGCGGCAGGTACGACGGCGTCTCGTTGATCCACATCCGGTTGGTCGGGTCCAGTGAGATCCAGTCGACACGCACCAACGCCTCGCCGTCGCCGATCTCCGGCACCGCCTGCTCGCTGAGTTCGAAGGTATCCGGGCCAATGCGTCCTGCTGGGCGTTCGCGGAGGAGGAAGCGGCGATTGCGATCGGTCATGAGCGCACGCTACCGGATGCGGCAGACCATGGCAATGGCCGTTAAATCAGTTGGGGGACAATGCAACAGAGTTTCATACGTGACCTTCGAAAGTGCGCAGTTCCTGCACGCGGACCGCGGGACCCGCCAGCTCGACGTCGGCTCGTGTGTGGCGCCCCGCCAGCCAGCGCACCAGGTTTGCCGGCGTCCCCCGCACCAGCACCGCCTGTTCTGCACGGGGGCCCACGGATGCCAGAACACGACCGTCATCCGTGCCCACGGTGACCGCAACGCCGGCGGGCAACTTAGCGAATTGATAGCGCAGCAGTGGGGGAATGGCCTGCACCAGTGTTGGCGGCGCGGCATGGACAGCCGCGTTGACGGCGGCGAGGTCATCGTGATGAGTCCAGTATTCGAACAACGTGAGCGGTGCAACCCGCGACCGGAGCAGCAGTCGCGGTACCGGGAGTCGCAACCGGTCGATCAAGTCGGTGAAGCCGGATGCGTGCTCACGTCGAATCGCGAACTCCACCAACCACGGCGGAGCCGGTACCGCAATGCGTCGCGCAACCAGCGACCGCGCGACGAACGTCGACAGGCCACCGAGGCGTTCCTGGGCCACCAGGTGGGCCGCGAGGTCACGCGCGGTCCACGTCCCACATCCGGCGGGTGCCGAGGCGCCGGTGGCACTCAGTGCGTCGGTGAGTGCCGCACGTTCAGCCGCG is a genomic window of Mycolicibacter heraklionensis containing:
- a CDS encoding zeta toxin family protein, with translation MRRLDLVVGPNGAGKSTFVALTLAPLLPGALFVNADEIAKTRWPDEVAAHAYDAARLAAKTRMKLIEAGRSFIAETVFSHGSKIDLIHGAHAHGYTVVLHAVLIPEALAVQRVRYRVAAGGHAVPEEKIRERYHRVWPLVAEAIGIVDVATVYDNSRVTGPKIVAQFAGGAQIGDPSWPSWAPPALVTRRHP
- a CDS encoding NADP-dependent oxidoreductase — translated: MTDRNRRFLLRERPAGRIGPDTFELSEQAVPEIGDGEALVRVDWISLDPTNRMWINETPSYLPPVGIGEVMRAAGLGVVVASNNPNYSVGQTVQGLTGWQEYVVVSDTMPLFPVEVADGVSPSAYLGALGMTGLTAWIGIRDIGKPQPGETVVVSAAAGAVGSVAGQLAKASGARVVGIAGGPEKCALLTDQLGFDAAVDYRADDWARQLAAATPNGIDVDFENVGGDIMDAIFARVNVGARIALCGLISGYNETDPPPGPRAFGNLLIQRATLKGFIVLDHFLRAPEANSEISELIAAGKLTPLETVVEGFEQLPTAINMLFDGKNVGKLVVKISH
- a CDS encoding maleylpyruvate isomerase family mycothiol-dependent enzyme; this translates as MALAEDVAAERAALTDALSATGASAPAGCGTWTARDLAAHLVAQERLGGLSTFVARSLVARRIAVPAPPWLVEFAIRREHASGFTDLIDRLRLPVPRLLLRSRVAPLTLFEYWTHHDDLAAVNAAVHAAPPTLVQAIPPLLRYQFAKLPAGVAVTVGTDDGRVLASVGPRAEQAVLVRGTPANLVRWLAGRHTRADVELAGPAVRVQELRTFEGHV